The genomic segment AGCGGCTTCGTCCTCAGGACGGAATTCATGACCTTGAGCTGCGGCAGATCGAGCCCGTAGAGGCCGCAGAACAGGTTGGACCAGGCGCCGCCCGCGAGAATGACGGAGCTGCACGCGATGGCGCCGCGCTCGGTGATGACGCCGGAGACCCTGCCGCCGGAGGTCTCGATGCCGCGCACCGCGCATTCTGTAAGGATGGCCGCGCCCTTGTCGCGGGCGGCCTCGGCGATGGCCGGCGCGGCCTTCTGCGGCTCCGCGCGGCCGTCGGCGGGCGTGTAGAGCGCGCCCTTGATATCCATCTCCGCGCCCGGAACGAGCGACCGGAACTCCGCGGGCGTGAGCATCCGCGCCTCGATCTGGTAGCCCTGCAGGTTCCGCGGCCAGCTCTCATGGCGCTCATATTCGGCGTCGTCTGCACAAGTGAACACGATGCCTGCGCGCCTGTAGCCGGTATCGCGGCCTGTGCGGCGGTCGAGCTCCGGCCAGATGCGCAGGGCTTCCGCCATCAGCGGCACCTCGCGGGGGTCGCGCCTGGAGATCCGCACCCAGCCCCAGTTGCGGCTCGACTGCTCCTGGCCGATGCCGCCCTTCTCGCACAAGGCGACGCTGACACCGCGCTCGGCAAGCTCCAGGGCCGTGGAACAGCCGACGATCCCGCCGCCGATCACGACGGCATCCACCCGGCTGGGCAGATCCTCATCCCCGTGGACGGGAACGACGCGAGGTCCGGGCATGGCTAGTAGCACTCCTCCAACTGGCAGTTGACGGTGAATTCCGCGACGCTCGCCTCGTTGGGCAGGTCGAGCAGCATGGATGCGGCACGCGCGAGGTCGTCCGGGTCGGTCATGGCGCTGTCGGCGCGGTCGGTCAGGCCGCGCGCCATGTCGGTGGCCACGAAGCTCGGGCAGATGGCAGTGGCGCGGATGCCGAGGTCCCAGCCGGCCTGGCGAATGCCGTGGGTCAGGGCAACGGCGGCGAATTTGGACATGGAATACAGGCCCGAGGTCGGCGACTTCACCCGCTTGCCCGACAGGGACGCGATCACGATGACCCGCCCCCTGCCGCTTTCCGCCAGAGCCTCCCAGGCGGCCGCCGCCAGCCGGCGCGGCGCCTTGACATTGACCGCCATGAGATCGTCCACATCGGCGTCGGTCGCCTCGATCACCGTCTTCGGGATCACGATCCCGGCATTGGCGACCACGGCGTCGATGCGCCCGAAGGCGGCCTGCGCCTCCGCGGCCCAGGCCGCTTCGGCCTGCGCGTTGCGCGCGTCATAGGCGAAGAGATGGACACGGTCGCGCGCCGCCCAGTCCGGCATGGCGGGGCTGCGCATGCCGAGCGAGAGCAGCCACCCGTCATCCGCCAGGCGCTTCGCGATGGCCGCGCCGATCCCGCGATTGGCGCCCGATATCATGGCCACTCTCGTTCCGGTCATGTCTCTCCCTCTTTTCTCTTCGGCCGCCCGGGCCGGTCATACGAGCCCGACGATCTGCCGGTATCGCTTTCTCAGAATGTCGAGCACGGTCTTCTGGTCCTCCTCGGAGATGCCGGCGAAGAAATCGCTCGACTGCCGGGTGACGATGCCGCGCACGCGCCGGGCGAGCTCCGCCCCCCTGTCGGTGACGTAGAGCTCCTGCGCGCGGGTGTCGGCGGCGGAAACCTCGCGCCTCAGGAGGCCGTGTTCTTCCAGGAAGTCGACGAGCCGGCCCATGGCGGACCGGTCCTTCAAAATGAGCTGGGCTATGACGGACGGCCGGATCCCGGGATGGCTGTCGACGAGCAGGAGCGTGGTGATCTTTCCCGTACCGCGCGCGACGTCCATGCCCTCCAGGCGATGGTCGAGATCGCGCGACATGGCCAGGTTGATGCTCCTGATATAGAAGCTCAGCGTATCCTCGAGGACGTCGAGATCGACATCCCTGATGGAGGTCGGCGGCGTTCCCTTGCCGCTCACAGATCTGCCCTCCGGCACGGCATCCGGCGTCTCCCTTCCGGCTCGCAGGCAGGCCGCCCGTCCGGGCGCGATCCCCGCTTGCCGGCAATGATTGGCCCGATAGTGGACAAACGCAACTATTTTCTCGCGACAGCGGCTCCAAAAATGGTCAGGCCTCGAAGATGCTCGTTTCCTAGGCAGCCGGCTCCCATTCCCTGCCCGGGATCGCGGCAACGAGCCGCTTCGTGTAGTCGTCGGCGGGCGCTCGGAAGATGTGCGAGGGCGGTCCGTATTCGACGATCCGCCCCTTGTACATGACCGCGACCTCGTCGCAGATCTGGCTGGCGACCCGCAAATCGTGCGTGATGAAGATCATCGCGACCTCCATCTCCTCCTGGATCTTCGCCAGGAGCTGGAGGATCTGCGCCTGGATGGACACATCGAGGGCGGAGACCGCCTCGTCGGCGACCAGCAGGACGGGATCGAACATGAGCGCGCGCGCAATGCCGATGCGCTGCCTCTGCCCGCCGGAGAATTCGTGCGGAAACCGGTCATAGGCCCCCTCGTCGAGACCGACGAGCTTCAGCAACCGCAGCGCCTTCGCCTTTGCCTCCCGGGCGGACTGCCCGTGCGCCATCGGCCCGACCGTCAGGATGCGCCCGACCGTGTGGCGCGGATTGAGCGAGGCATAGGGATCCTGGAAGATCATCTGGACATGGGGTCGCAACGGGCGGAACTCGTTGTCGGAGAGAGGCGCGATATCGCGGCCGTCGAACATGATCCGGCCGCCGTCGCTGTCGAGCAGCTTGACGAGCACGCGCCCCAGCGAGGACTTGCCGGAGCCGGACTCGCCGACAATGCCGAGCGTCATGCCCTTGCGCACAGTGAAGCTCACATCGTCGACCGCCTGCACGACACGGCCCCTGGAGAAGAAGTTGCCGGTCGTGTGATAGGTCTTGCACAGATGCTGCACATCGAGAACCACCGGCGCCTCCCCGGGCTCCGGCTGGTCGTCCCCGGCCACGCGCGGCACCGCCGCGACGAGCTTTTTCGTATAGGGATGGCGCGGATG from the Kaustia mangrovi genome contains:
- a CDS encoding NAD(P)/FAD-dependent oxidoreductase translates to MPGPRVVPVHGDEDLPSRVDAVVIGGGIVGCSTALELAERGVSVALCEKGGIGQEQSSRNWGWVRISRRDPREVPLMAEALRIWPELDRRTGRDTGYRRAGIVFTCADDAEYERHESWPRNLQGYQIEARMLTPAEFRSLVPGAEMDIKGALYTPADGRAEPQKAAPAIAEAARDKGAAILTECAVRGIETSGGRVSGVITERGAIACSSVILAGGAWSNLFCGLYGLDLPQLKVMNSVLRTKPLEGGPEQAVWANGFAVRKRQDGGYTVASGHENVVDIVPKSFRYAMNFLPALRQEWRSLNFRLSGRFLDEARIPGRWRMDEASPFEYCRVLDPKPSERLSNRALANLKRAFPAFEAAEIAQRWAGYIDVTPDAVPVISAVDTIPGFHIATGFSGHGFGIGPAAGRLMADIVTGRPPVVDPHDFRFSRFSDGSEIRPISGF
- a CDS encoding SDR family NAD(P)-dependent oxidoreductase produces the protein MTGTRVAMISGANRGIGAAIAKRLADDGWLLSLGMRSPAMPDWAARDRVHLFAYDARNAQAEAAWAAEAQAAFGRIDAVVANAGIVIPKTVIEATDADVDDLMAVNVKAPRRLAAAAWEALAESGRGRVIVIASLSGKRVKSPTSGLYSMSKFAAVALTHGIRQAGWDLGIRATAICPSFVATDMARGLTDRADSAMTDPDDLARAASMLLDLPNEASVAEFTVNCQLEECY
- a CDS encoding MarR family winged helix-turn-helix transcriptional regulator encodes the protein MSGKGTPPTSIRDVDLDVLEDTLSFYIRSINLAMSRDLDHRLEGMDVARGTGKITTLLLVDSHPGIRPSVIAQLILKDRSAMGRLVDFLEEHGLLRREVSAADTRAQELYVTDRGAELARRVRGIVTRQSSDFFAGISEEDQKTVLDILRKRYRQIVGLV
- a CDS encoding ABC transporter ATP-binding protein, whose translation is MTQPAEEIVDEAGDIALAVRGLTVDLPGDMERSHAVRDISFDLRAGEILCIIGESGSGKSVTANAVMGLLPSALTIAGGRILFKGMDLLETDEGTLRDLRGRAVSIVFQDPLSALNPLMTVGDQIAEAMEAHKVGTPASRARKVLELLDEVGLPEPALIQHQYPFRLSGGQRQRVMIAMALALGPDILIADEPTTALDVTTQAQILDLIRRLQQRKKMSVMFITHDFGVVAEIADRVVVMEKGVIVEQGEAAEVLNHPRHPYTKKLVAAVPRVAGDDQPEPGEAPVVLDVQHLCKTYHTTGNFFSRGRVVQAVDDVSFTVRKGMTLGIVGESGSGKSSLGRVLVKLLDSDGGRIMFDGRDIAPLSDNEFRPLRPHVQMIFQDPYASLNPRHTVGRILTVGPMAHGQSAREAKAKALRLLKLVGLDEGAYDRFPHEFSGGQRQRIGIARALMFDPVLLVADEAVSALDVSIQAQILQLLAKIQEEMEVAMIFITHDLRVASQICDEVAVMYKGRIVEYGPPSHIFRAPADDYTKRLVAAIPGREWEPAA